The Lysinibacillus irui sequence CGGATTTTAAGAGTAATGCGCCCACGTAAAAACCAAGTGGTAATAAAAGCAACAGGTATGCATGCAGTGGAAGATTATATTATGAGTCGCTATCAGATGTATTTACAAATTTATTTCCACCCAGTGTCCCGTAGCGCAGAAGTGATTTTAAATAATATTCTTAAACGAGTAAAACAATTAAGCTTAGCAGGTTATACATTTAAGCATGAACCTACACACTTTCTAGCATTTTTCCGTAATGCTATCACACTAGAGGATTATCTTGCGTTAGACGAGAGTATACTTTTTACATATTTTCAGCTATGGATGCAAGAGGATGATGCTATTCTAAGTGATTTAAGTCGCCGCTTTGTTAACCGTAAGCTATTTCAGTACATTGATTTAGACCCTGGAGTCGAGTTAGATAAATATCAAAAACTCCAAGAGCTTTTCAAACAGGCTGACTTGAACCCAGATTATTATCTTGTGCACGATACAACGGCAGATTTGCCATATGATTTTTACAGACCTGGAGAAGAAGAAGTACGAGTACCGATATTCTTAGAAATGAAAAATGGTGAGCTACGGGAGCTTTCGCGAGAATCGATTATAGTTGATTCTATTTCAGGACGTATGAAGCGAGATCATAAAATCTATTTTCCATTAGATTTTTTAGAGGATACTACTACACATTCCATTGTAAAAGAAGAAATACTAGCCTTGTTGAAAGGTCAAAAATAAAAATTAAATGTATAAAAATTTGTATATAAAAAAAATTTTCTGAATTATTGTGAAGAAACAGTAAAAGAACTCAATTTGAGTTTTCTTTTACTGTTTTTATTTATGTATAAATATAAATCAAATGGAAAATATTTAATTTTTCATAAGTAAATAAGCCTTAATTGTTTAGAATTTGTTCAGTTATCACTAATACAATATAATTCTATAATCCTAGGGGTGGTGAAGAATGTCGATTATGTGAATCTAAAGTAATGGGCGATAACATAATTATTTATATTATATTCTTGGATAATCGTTATTGCCTATTTAATGTGCTTTTTTGCAAGGTAATCAACTTTGACGACAATCAAAATGAAGAAAAGAGGGATCGACCTATTGTTTGTAGCAATGAATATTAAAAGAATGCCTACGTCGTCAGCAAACACACAGGTATCTCTCTGAACTTAGAAAAGGAGAGAAGCATGAAAAACTTAAAAAAACTAAACATA is a genomic window containing:
- a CDS encoding HD domain-containing protein, whose protein sequence is MTYADAKLQEEKVFKDPVHRYVHVRDQVIWDLVGTREFQRLRRIRQLGTTFLVFHGAEHSRFSHSLGVYEIVRRIVDDIFVGRPDWDEGERLLVLCAALLHDLGHGPFSHAFENVFELDHEYYTRQILLGDTEVNAVLKKVADDFPEKVSQVIEKTYPNKQVISLISSQIDADRMDYLQRDAYFTGVSYGHFDMERILRVMRPRKNQVVIKATGMHAVEDYIMSRYQMYLQIYFHPVSRSAEVILNNILKRVKQLSLAGYTFKHEPTHFLAFFRNAITLEDYLALDESILFTYFQLWMQEDDAILSDLSRRFVNRKLFQYIDLDPGVELDKYQKLQELFKQADLNPDYYLVHDTTADLPYDFYRPGEEEVRVPIFLEMKNGELRELSRESIIVDSISGRMKRDHKIYFPLDFLEDTTTHSIVKEEILALLKGQK